In Bacteroidales bacterium, the sequence TATCTTTTTCACTTAATTTTTTCTTGAATTTATCGCCTGAAACAATTTGTTTAGCTCTGTGCCTGATTACCTTGGTTATTTGTTTCTCAAGTAAACGAACACCGGATTCACGCGTATAATTATTAATAATTATATCTATAACTTCGTTTGGAAATTCGATTTGAGTTTTCTTAACGCCGTGTTCTTCAAGTTGCTTTGGAATTAAGTGGCGTATAGCAATTTCCCTTTTCTCATCATGTAAATATCCGCTGATATCAATAATTTCCATTCTGTCTCGAAGAGCAGGATGTATTGTATTCAAAGTATTTGCTGTAGCTATAAACATTACTCTTGATAAATCGTATTCCATTTCTACGTAATTATCATAGAATGTACTGTTTTGTTCCGGATCCAATAATTCCAGCAATGCCGATGAAGGATCGCCGTTAACGCTCATTCCGCCTACTTTATCAATTTCGTCAAGAATGAAAACAGGATTAGAAGATTTTGCTTTTAAGATACTTTGAATAACTCGTCCGGGCATAGCGCCGATATATGTTTTTCTATGGCCTCTGATTTCGGCTTCATCACGCAAACCTCCCAAAGACATTCTGATGTATTTTCTCGAAATTGCGTCTGCAATTGATTTACCTAAAGAAGTTTTACCAACTCCCGGAGGACCAACTAAACACAAAATAGGAGAACGCATGTCATTCTTAAGTTGAAGTACGGCAAGATATTCTAAAATCCTGTCTTTAACAGTATCAAGCCCGTAATGATCTTTGTCGAGAACTTTTTTAGCTTTCTTTTGGTTGAAATCATCTTCGGTATATTCGTTCCAAGGCAAACCGATGATAGTGTCAAGATAATTTTTTTGAATAGAATATTCCATCGCCATCGGATTCATCCTCTGTAATTTCAATAATTCTTTTTCAAAAGTTTCCTTAACTTTATCATTCCATTTCTTTGTTTTGGCTTTTTCCTTCAGTTCGTCAATATCTTGAACATTAGAAGCTCCGCCAAGTTCTTCTTGAATAGTTTTAAGTTGTTGATTAAGAATAAATTCTCTTTGTTGTTTATCTATGTCAACCTTAACTTTATTTTCGATTTGATTTTTAACTTCCAGCATTCGAATTTCTTCGCTGAGATATTCGATTATTTTATGAGCCTGATCGGTAAGATCTTTTGTCTCAAGAAGTTGTTGTTTTTCAGATACACTTAAGTCTAAATAATTGGAAACATAATTTACAATAAAGTTGTTATTGCCAACATTATGTAAAGCCATTGAAACTTCGTTAGGTATATTTGGGGATTTTTCAATAACCTGAGTAGCAAGACTTTTTATCGTAGGCATAAGTGCCGTTAGCTTGTTTTCGTTATATTTTTTCTTGGAATTGAACGGTGATATTTTTGCAATGAAGTATGGTTCTAATTGCACTAAACTATCTAACTGAAACCTTCTTCTTCCCTGAATAATAGCGGTAATACTTCCGTCGGGCATGTTTAAAATTTTAATAATCTTAGCTACAGTACCTACTCTGTATAGGTCGATAAAAGCGGGAGAAACATCTTCGCTATTTATTTGAGCCACAACGCCGATGGTTTTATTTTTCGTTTTGTAAGCATCCTGAATAAGCTTTAAAGACTTTTCCCGTCCCACCGATATAGGTATTATTACATGTGGAAATAAAACTGTATTTCTTAAAGGTAAAATAGGAATCGTATCTTGATTAGAATCTACTTCATCAACATCTTCCATCATATCAAGTATATTAATAAAATCACTTGACTGATCTCCGGCAGGCGATGTAGAGATTATAACATTTTTGTCAATTTCATCAAATTTTTTCATATTTAATTGTTTTTAGATTTAATATCTGACATTTTGTCAAAATGAATTAAAATTAATTTGTTTTGCCTCTGTGACAAAAACCGTGCCATCGAAATTTAATGTAGAATGGATAAATTTTAGAGATAGCTAAATTTGGAAAATATGAAAAATTAAATTACACAATTTGTTTTTTGAGAGAGAAAAGGGGGAGGGGTGAGAAAATCCTGAATATATAATGTTATGGAGATTTTATATCGTGAAAACTTATAATATGTAATAGATAATAGAAATATGTTGACACTATAATTATGTAATTTCGGGGAATAAATAAAAAACGCAGTAAATCAGAAAAATTTACTGCGTTTTTGTCTGGAATTAATTATTAATTGTCAATTAATTAAGCATATAGTTCTTCAAAGATTGCTCTAAGTTCCGGACTTTCTCTTAATAGCTGCAATGTAATATCAGCATGTCCTTTTGTGTAGCCGTTTCCTACAATCATGGTAACATCGCTACCGACACCTTCTGCGCCGAGAGCAGCTTTTGTGAAACTTGTGGCCATTGAGAAGAAGTAAACAACACCGGTATCTTTTGTACATAAAATACTTGTCATTTCCGTATCAGTAATGTTTACATTATTAATTGTAACATCTGCCATTTCTCCTCCTGTGAATTTACTGAGTTGTTCCATTGTTTCAACTGGATTAGTAGCATCGCCGGCAAAAACGTAATCACAGAAACCGAGCTTTTTCAACCTTTCGGTTGATTTCGAACTATGAG encodes:
- the lon gene encoding endopeptidase La, which produces MKKFDEIDKNVIISTSPAGDQSSDFINILDMMEDVDEVDSNQDTIPILPLRNTVLFPHVIIPISVGREKSLKLIQDAYKTKNKTIGVVAQINSEDVSPAFIDLYRVGTVAKIIKILNMPDGSITAIIQGRRRFQLDSLVQLEPYFIAKISPFNSKKKYNENKLTALMPTIKSLATQVIEKSPNIPNEVSMALHNVGNNNFIVNYVSNYLDLSVSEKQQLLETKDLTDQAHKIIEYLSEEIRMLEVKNQIENKVKVDIDKQQREFILNQQLKTIQEELGGASNVQDIDELKEKAKTKKWNDKVKETFEKELLKLQRMNPMAMEYSIQKNYLDTIIGLPWNEYTEDDFNQKKAKKVLDKDHYGLDTVKDRILEYLAVLQLKNDMRSPILCLVGPPGVGKTSLGKSIADAISRKYIRMSLGGLRDEAEIRGHRKTYIGAMPGRVIQSILKAKSSNPVFILDEIDKVGGMSVNGDPSSALLELLDPEQNSTFYDNYVEMEYDLSRVMFIATANTLNTIHPALRDRMEIIDISGYLHDEKREIAIRHLIPKQLEEHGVKKTQIEFPNEVIDIIINNYTRESGVRLLEKQITKVIRHRAKQIVSGDKFKKKLSEKDITEILGHPKFSREDALTEPTTGVVTGLAWTAVGGEILFIEASAYPGEGKLSITGNLGDVMKESASVAFEYIKSNALKLGLDYNEIKNKNLHLHVPEGATPKDGPSAGITMFTALYSILSGKKVRNDLAMTGEITLRGTVLPVGGIKEKILAAKRAHIKTIILSEENRGDIEEIKKDYLEGLKFIYVKNMNDILNIAIMK